The window GGGTCCGTGCAGGACGGGGGATCGTGCGCCGGTCGGATGGCGATCATCACGCTTGCGGTGGCCTCCGTTGTGTGATTGTGATAGATTTCACGTGCCCGGCGGTGACCGGGGTTCTGCGAAGGAGCGCTCCATGGCACGACTGCAGCCCTTCCGCGCGTGGCGGCCCCGTCCCGAGCTCGCGGCAGAGGTCGCCAGCCCGCCCTACGACGTCCTCTCCTCGGAGGAGGCGCGCAGGATGGCCGAGGGCAACCCGTTGTCCTTCCTCCATGTCGGCAAGCCGGAGATCGACCTGCCGCCGGGCACCGATGTCTACTCCGGCGCGGTCTACGCCAAAGGGGCCGAGAGCCTGCAGCAGCTGATCGCCGACGGGGTGCTGGTGCGGGAGCCGGCGCCCGCGCTCTACCTGTACCGGCAGCGGATGGGCGATCACGTCCAGACCGGGGTGGTCGCCGGGGCGAGCGTCGACGAGTACGAGGCCGACCTGATCAAGAAGCACGAGCACACGCGGATGGCCAAGGAGGACGACCGGACCCGCCACATCGATGCCCTCGACGCCCAGACCGGGCCGGTGTTCCTGACCTACAAGGCGCGGCCCGAGATCGACGCCATCGTCAGCCGCCTCGCCGCCGCGGCGCCGGCCTACGACTTCGTCGCGCCGGACGGGATCCAGCACGTGGTCTGGGAAATCTCCAAGCCACGCGACCGCGAGGCGCTGGTCGCGGCGTTCGTCCCCGTCCCCGTGATGTACGTCGCCGACGGCCACCATCGCTCGGCCGCGGCGACCAGGGTGCGGGCGCAGCGGCGCCAGGCCAACCCCGGCCACACCGGCGAGGAGGGCTACAACTTCTTCCTGGCCGTGATCTTCCCCCACGACCAGATGCAGATCCTGGACTACAACCGGGTGGTCAAGGACCTCCAGGGCCGGACGGTGGATGTGTTCCTCGCCGCAGTGGAGGAGAGGTTCCAGGTGGTGCCGGTCGAGCGCGGCAGGCCGGACCGGCCGCGGTGCTTCGGGATGTACCTGGGTGGGCGGTGGTACCGGCTGACGGCGAAGCCCGGCAGCTACCCGACTGACGACCCGGTGCGGTCGCTCGATGCGGCGATCCTGCAGGACAACCTGCTCGGGCCGTGGCTCGGCATCGGCGACCCCCGCAAGGACGAGCGGATCGATTTCGTGGGCGGGATCCGCGGGCTGGGCGAGCTCGAGCGGCTGGTCGACTCGGGTCGGTTCGCGGTGGCGTTCGCGATGCACCCGACCTCGATCGAGCAGCTGTTCGCGGTGGCCGACGCCGGTCGCGTCATGCCGCCGAAGTCGACCTGGTTCGAGCCCAAGCTGCGCGATGGTTTGATCGTACGACCCCTCGAGGATTGACGAGAACGGAGGAGACGACATGAAGATCCTGATCTCAGACGCGTTCGACCCGTCACTGCCCGGAAAGCTGGCGGCCTTCGGCGAGGTCACCGACGACAAGGAGCAGGTGGCCGAGGTGGACGTGGTCCTGGTCCGCTCCAAGACCAAGTGCGACCGCGACTACATCGATCGCGCCAAGAAGCTGCGGCTGGTCATCCGGGGCGGAGTCGGCCTCGACAACATCGACGTCGACTACGCCCGCTCCAAGGGCATTCAGGTCTTCAACACCGCCGAGGCCTCGGCGGTGGCGGTCGCCGAGCTGGCGTTCGCGCTGATGATCGCGGTGCCTTCGCGGCTGATCGACGGCCACGTCAGCATGACGCAACGCCAGTGGCTCAAGAAGGAGCTCAAGCGCACCGAGCTGATGGGCAAGACCCTCGGCCTGATCGGCGCCGGGAACATCGGCACCGAGCTGGCGCGCAGAGCGCTGGCCTTCGGGATGCGGGTGATCGCCTTCGACCCGCTGCTCAAGGGACACGAGCTGGTCGAGCTGGTCCCGCTCGAGCAGGTGCTCGCCCAGTCCGACTACCTGTCGCTCCACGTCCCGCTGACCGACCAGACGCGTGGCATGATCAACAAGGACACGATCGCCGCGATGAAGGACGGTGCGGTCATCGTCAACACCGCCCGCGGCAAGTGCATCGTCGAGGCCGATGTGGCGGCGGCCCTCGCGTCGAAGAAGCTGCGCGCCTACGCCACCGACGTCTTCTTCTCGGATCCGCCGGATCCGGCCTGCCCGCTGTACGATGCTCCCAACGTCGTCATGACGCCCCACATCGGGGCATCGAGCACCGAGAACCTGCTGCGGATCGGGGACGTGGTCGTGCACATCCTCGAGGACTTCGTCAGCCACACGGCTTGAAGGGAGGAGCCATGAGGAGCTGGAACTTCTACGCTGGGCCGGCGACCCTTCCGGTGGCCGCGCTCGAGCGCGCTCGCGACGAGATGATCGACTGGGCAGGCACCGGGATGTCCGTCATGGAGACCTCGCACCGGTCCAAGGAGTACGACGCGGTCCATCACGAGGCGATGGACCTGTTCCGCGAGCTGCTCGGGCTGGACGACGATCACGTGGTGCTCTTCCTGCAGGGCGGCGCGTCGACCCAGTTCGCGATGGTGCCGATGAACTTCATCCCCAAGGGCGGGTCGGCGGACTACGTGATCACCGGGTCGTGGGCCGAGAAGGCCTACAAGGAGGCCAAGATCGTGGCCTCCGCCCGGGTCGCCGCGACCTGCGACGGCAACGGCTTCACCCGCGTTCCCGCCCAGCAGGAGCTCGCGCTCGATCCGGCGGCGGCGTACGTCCACATCACATCGAACAACACCATCAAGGGCACCCAGTACCACCAGTTCCCCGAGGTCGGCGCGGTGCCGCTGGTGGCCGACATGTCGTCGGACCTGCTGTGGCGCCCGTTCGACGCCAACCGGTTCGCGCTGATCTACGCCGGGGCGCAGAAGAACCTCGGTCCGTCCGGCGTCGTCGTGGTCATCCTCAAGCGGTCCTGGCTCGACAAGGCCAACGACGGGCTGCCGACGATGCTCAGGTACTCCACCCACGTCAAGGAGGAGTCCCTCTACAACACCCCGCCCACGTTCTCGATCTACATCGTCCGCAACGTGCTGCAGTGGGTGAAGCAGGAGGGCGGGCTGGCCGCGATGGAGAGCAGGAACCGGGCCAAGGCGGACCTGCTCTACGGCGTCATCGAGGGCAGCGCGGGCTTCTACCGCTGCCCGGTGGACCCGGGCAGCCGGTCGGTGATGAACGTGGTCTGGCGGCTGCCGTCCGAGGAGCTCGAGGCCAAGTTCGTCTCCGAGGCCAAGGCGAAGCGGATGTTCGGGCTCAAGGGGCATCGCTCGGTCGGCGGCTGTCGCGCCTCGATCTACAACGCGATGGGCATCGATGGCGTGCAGGCCCTGGCCGGCTTCATGGAGGAGTTCGCGAGCAAGAACCGGTAGGCCGACGGCGGCGCGCCCGCCGGGCGCCGCCAACGGGTCCGGTCACGGAGCCGCGAACAGGATCGCCAGGATCGCCTGGAGGTCGGCGGCGGTGAGCTGCCAGTCACGGGTGACGTCGCCACCCGGCGCGCTGAGGTCTCCGCCGCCCGCATCGGTGACTGCCGTGCCGTCGCCGTCGGCGAGCTCGCGAAGCAGCGCCGGGAGGTCGGAGGCGTC of the Thermoanaerobaculales bacterium genome contains:
- a CDS encoding DUF1015 family protein, with product MARLQPFRAWRPRPELAAEVASPPYDVLSSEEARRMAEGNPLSFLHVGKPEIDLPPGTDVYSGAVYAKGAESLQQLIADGVLVREPAPALYLYRQRMGDHVQTGVVAGASVDEYEADLIKKHEHTRMAKEDDRTRHIDALDAQTGPVFLTYKARPEIDAIVSRLAAAAPAYDFVAPDGIQHVVWEISKPRDREALVAAFVPVPVMYVADGHHRSAAATRVRAQRRQANPGHTGEEGYNFFLAVIFPHDQMQILDYNRVVKDLQGRTVDVFLAAVEERFQVVPVERGRPDRPRCFGMYLGGRWYRLTAKPGSYPTDDPVRSLDAAILQDNLLGPWLGIGDPRKDERIDFVGGIRGLGELERLVDSGRFAVAFAMHPTSIEQLFAVADAGRVMPPKSTWFEPKLRDGLIVRPLED
- a CDS encoding NAD(P)-dependent oxidoreductase, whose translation is MKILISDAFDPSLPGKLAAFGEVTDDKEQVAEVDVVLVRSKTKCDRDYIDRAKKLRLVIRGGVGLDNIDVDYARSKGIQVFNTAEASAVAVAELAFALMIAVPSRLIDGHVSMTQRQWLKKELKRTELMGKTLGLIGAGNIGTELARRALAFGMRVIAFDPLLKGHELVELVPLEQVLAQSDYLSLHVPLTDQTRGMINKDTIAAMKDGAVIVNTARGKCIVEADVAAALASKKLRAYATDVFFSDPPDPACPLYDAPNVVMTPHIGASSTENLLRIGDVVVHILEDFVSHTA
- the serC gene encoding 3-phosphoserine/phosphohydroxythreonine transaminase, yielding MRSWNFYAGPATLPVAALERARDEMIDWAGTGMSVMETSHRSKEYDAVHHEAMDLFRELLGLDDDHVVLFLQGGASTQFAMVPMNFIPKGGSADYVITGSWAEKAYKEAKIVASARVAATCDGNGFTRVPAQQELALDPAAAYVHITSNNTIKGTQYHQFPEVGAVPLVADMSSDLLWRPFDANRFALIYAGAQKNLGPSGVVVVILKRSWLDKANDGLPTMLRYSTHVKEESLYNTPPTFSIYIVRNVLQWVKQEGGLAAMESRNRAKADLLYGVIEGSAGFYRCPVDPGSRSVMNVVWRLPSEELEAKFVSEAKAKRMFGLKGHRSVGGCRASIYNAMGIDGVQALAGFMEEFASKNR